The genome window TTCCTCGTCTTCGGCCCGGGCGTTTTCCCAGAACTGAGGTTCGAGGTCCTCCGCGATGGCTTCGATCGCTTCCCGGTGTTCTTCGGACAGGGCATTCCAGGCATCGAGGTTCACGTTGACCATGATGGCCGAACCCTGCCAGTTGAACCGGTTCATATAGTCGAGGAATTCCCAGAAATTGCCGTCGACGCCGGAGCTCGATGACGTGGTGACGCCGTTGATCGTTCCTGTCGCCAGCCCGGGAACGACTTCGCCCCACGGCAGCTGGACCGGCGAAGCGCCGAGCGCCTCGAAAAACCGCGATCCCATCGAATCGACGACGCGAATCTGGACGCCTTCGAGATCCTCGATCGTTTCCACTGGCTCCGTGGTGTAAACGGCCTGCCCCGGCCAGGGCACCATGTAGAGAATCTTCTGGTTGTTACGCTCGGCGACCTCGTCATAGTGATCGCGCGCAATGCCCTGCAGGACTGCCAGATCGTCGAAGCTCGGCGCCAGATAGGGCAGCGACTCCATGCCGAAGATCGGCTCTTCGCCGACCTGCTGATTAAGCAGAATGTCGCCGATCGGGACGATCCGGTCGCGGACGGCGGCCAGCATTTCCGGGCCGCCGAGGCCCAGGGCACCGCCGGAATGAACCTGGATCTGCACTTCGCCGTCGGTCGCTTCCTCAACGGCCTCGGCAAAGGTATTGTGATTCTGGGTGTGGAAATTGCCTTCGGGCCAGACCACGGCCATGTCCCATGTGGTTTGCGCGCTGGCCGCGCCCGTGCCGGCGGCGACAGCGGCGGCGGCCATCACGGCGGCCATGGCGGTACGGTTCTTCAGCTTGAATACGGTCGTCATTTTAAAGCCTCCTGCGTCTTGCTCGGTTCGCCCCGATCGGCTGCTTTGATCGTAGCCGTTGGTCGGGGCATGATGGTATACCAGTAGCATGCCATTCGATGAGCATGTCAATTCGCTAAGCAGTTGCCAAGCGGCGTCGCCTGGACTGTCACCATCGGCCAATCCGGAGTATGGCCATAGGTCGGCATCAGCATGCCCCGAGGTGTGAACAAAAGCAAAGGGCGGGCGTGCCATTGAACGCGATGACATCGATTGCCGGCAACGGACCGGATTTCGATCCCGGGCCCAAGACGGCGATAGTGAGCCAGAATCAGGAGGTTTTATGACAACGATCGATCTGAATTCCGACCTCGGCGAAAGCTTCGGTGTCTACAAGCTGGGCAATGACGAGGAAATGCTGGGCGTTGTGACCACGGCCAACGTCGCCTGCGGCTTCCACGCCGGCGACCCGATGGTGATGCACCGGACCTTCGAGACGGCGAAAAGCAATGGTGTCGCTGTCGGTGCCCATCCCAGCCTGATGGATCTTTGGGGGTTCGGTCGGCGCCGAATCGTTGGCGAAGATCCCCGCGATATCGAAAAGATCCTGGTCTACCAGATCGGGGCGGCGCTGGCGGTCGGCGAGGCGGTCGGCCACCGGGTTACCCACGTCAAGACCCATGGCGTTCTGGGGACGATGGCCAATGAAGAGCCGGAACTGGCGACGGCCATTGCCCGGGCGATCCGGTCCGTGGGCCGGGATCTGATCTATATCGTGATGCCGATGGGCGAAAACGAGCGTGCCGGCGAAAAGGCCGGGTTGCGGATGGCCAGGGAAATCTATGCCGACCGTACGTACCAGGACAACGGCAACCTGTCGTCGCGCAAGGACCCCGGTTCGGTCATCCATGATCCGGAAGTTGCGGCCGACCGGGTCGTCAGCATGGTTGCCGACGGCGCCATCGTCAGCACGTCCGGCAAACGCATGCCGGTTTCGATGGACACCATCTGCGTTCACGGCGACACGCCCGGCGCGGTCGAGGCCGCTCGCCTGATCCGAACCCGGCTCCAGGCGGCGGGCATCGATCTCCGGCCGTTCCGCGAAGTGCTGTAACGGGTAACCGGCGCGCAAAGCCGCCGGTTGATGTGCGGCGCGCGTGGCCGATTTACCTGGCGTTAACCGGCAACAGGCTAGCCTGATCGCTGGTCGTTGCCCGCCGGTTCCCGCGCAATTTCGGGATGTCGGCGGCGCGCGCCGATGCCCGCTGCAACCTGAAATTCGTTATCCCGAGAGTGCGCACCGATGACCGCCCTGCAAAACCTCAACTGGAAAATGAAAGTCAGGGCATGGTGGGAGGGCTATGATCTCAGCGGCCTGCAGCAGAAACAGAAGAAGCCACTGATCCAGGCGTCAGAGCAGGAGCAGGACGACACCGGCGGCAAGATATCGCCATTCTGGTCGCGTGAGCGGATCAAGGTGAACGAGGCCGTGTTCGGCGAAGGCCACGTCACGCCGACCACGCCGGATCATATCGCCGCATTGATCAAGCCGATGGGGTTGGACAACGAAAAGACGGTTCTCGACATCGGGACGGGTCTCGGCGGTGTTACCCGCTATATGGGCCGCGAAGGCGGTGCCTGGGTCGAAGGCGTCGAGGACGATCCCGTCCTGGCTTATGCCGGCATGTTGCGCTCTCGCAAGGCCGGCATCGAGAAGAAGGCCCCCATATCGCCGCATGAATTCGACACTCTGTCGCCCGGCAAGAAATATGATGCGATCTTCTCGAAAGAGGTTTTTCTCCAGATCAAGAACAAGGAAGATCTGTTCGCCTTCATACGCTCGTCGTTGAAGGAGCGTGGGCATCTGTGTTTTACGGATTATGTCTTCAAGCATAGCCAGAAACCGGATGAGAAAGTTCGCGAATGGCTGGCCGAGGAAGAGCCCAGACCCCATCTCTGGTCGATTTCCCAGTACACCGACATGATGTTCGGCCTGGGCTTCGATATCCGGATTACCGAGGATATCAGCGACAAGCACCGTTCGATGATCATGGCGTCCTGGGCCGAAATTCCCGAGCCGCTGGTCGCCCTCGGCAAGAAGAATTCGGTTGTTCAGGGGATGATCGTCGAGGAAGCCGAGCGCTGGATGCGGCGGGTCGCGGCGATCGATACCGGCGATGTTCGTGTCTACCGGTTTTACGCCCTCGGCCCCTAATTGTCTGCGGCTATTGTCAGGGCCGGTAAAGCGATAGAAGAAAAGCGTTGATTTCGCTTCCTTCCGTCTCAATGACATGGAAGGCAGTATTTGAGTAATTGCCTCGAAATGATTGATTGACCGCTTGCTCACTATTTGAGGGATGGGCTGTATCGACCGCAGCAAAGCAGGACGTCGAAAAAAACCCTTTCTCTGACAACGGCTTTATGGAATGAGCAAATAATACAATTTTTCCGATGGCTCTGGGCTGCCCGTCGACGATTGCTTTGATGCTTTGCATTGTGCCATTGTCCAAAGTGGTACCTCTTCTGATTGACGGGAACCCGGGGTTTGACCAGATCAAGCAGTAGCCCATTGCGCTTTGGCTGTTCCATGCTGCCGCTGCTCGTTCTCGTCGGCGGCGTTGCGCTCCAGCCGGCGGCCGCAATCGGGGATACGATGCAAGCGGGCGTTTCCTCCGCCGTCAGAGGCAGCGTCGATCTGCGAGCCAGTCAACAGTCCGACGCTGAGCCCCAGGCGTTGGAAACGGGCGACCCGGTGTTCATCCTGGATGAGATCATCACGGGCGCCGACTCCGGGATGCAGCTCCTGCTTCTGGACGAGACGACGTTTACCATCGGCGCCAACAGCACCTTGATCGTGGACGAGTTCATCTACGACCCGGCGACCAGCGAGGGTGAGGTCGGCGCATCCCTGCTGGGCGGAACGGTGCGGTTCGTTTCCGGACAGGTGGCCCGAAACGAACCGGACAACATGGAGATTTCACTGCCGACCGGGACCCTTGGTATTCGCGGAACAATGGCCGTCGTTACCGCAGACGACGACACCGTCATGGTTCTGCTCGACGGGCCCGGCGGCGGGGATCCGGAGTCGGGTCGCGGCATCGTGGAAGTCTCGAATGCCGGGGTCACTGTCGTTCTCTGGCGAAGCGGCTATGCCACCGTCATTGTCGGCGATCAGCCTCCGAGCGCGCCATTTCTGCTCGATGCCGAAGCGCGTGGACTGATTCAGTCGGCGCTGGAAGGCGGCGTTGCCCCGTCGACCGAAGAGACCGTGGGCCCGGGTGGTCCCGGTGCGGCGGCTGAAAGCGGATTCCTTGCACTGGAGACGATCGAGCGCCTGCTGGCCGATCAGGGCATGGATGACATTCTCGAACAGATCCAGGCGGCGGAACCCTCGGTCGATGTCACCAGGGACCCGATACGGGAGGAGGAGGAGGAGGAGGAGCCATCGCCCCCGACTCCGGAAGAGCCGCCGGAAGAAGAACCAACACCCGAAGAGCCGCCGCCCGAAGAACCACCTGAGGAGCCGCCTGAGCCGGTGGACTTCTGGGAGGAAGATGACTGGGATCTTGAATGCGGTGAGGATGTGGAGTGCATCGACCTTTGCCTTGAAGGAGAGGTCGATTGTCTGGATCCAATTGACATTCCTCTTCCAGACGAACCCATGTAATTGCGGTTCCGCCGATCGAACAACGCCGACGTCCGGCTACTTTGATCCGGATACCGGTTCAACGTTTTGACACTATGGCGGGACCCGCGAATGCCGGTTCCGGAATACTTACAAAAGGTTAGAACGAAATACCCCATTTGTGATAGATTTCGCTGCAGTTGCCCCACCGTGTGGGTCCCTCACCAACTGCTCCCCCTGCGCCGGACGATTTTCTCATCATTCTCGATCGCTTCCTCCCAGTGGCAAGCACGCCTCCGTTGAAGCCTGACATGGTGGAGACGACCATGCCCGTTTCGCGGCCACTGCATGTGCGCGCTATACCTTTGAGCGGGTCGCTTGACGCCGGTTGCGAAAAGCTACGGCTTTGCGCGGCGGCGCTCATACTCGCACTGGCGTTTCCCGGTGGCGGTGCGGTGGCGTCGTCACAAGTCGGCGTTGAAACTCCCTCATCGTCGTCCGTTTCCTCGATCGCCGAACCACCGATAACCTTTCAGGACGTCCTCAATGACCCGGACAACGTCGATCTCAATCTGAGATTCGCGCGGGCAAGAATTGCGGAGGGCAATCTGCAGTCCGCCGCCTCCACTCTGGAGCGTCTGCTTCTGCGGCATCCGCAATTGGACCGTGTACGGCTGCTGAACGCCTATGTGCTCGGCCGTCTCGGCAATGCGCAGCAGGCCAGGCGTCATCTCGACCGCGTCGACGAAGAGGCTTTGCCCGGGAATGAGCAACGTGAGGCGGAGGATCTGCGGCGATCGTTGAGTTCCGAATTGCAACGCACCACGGGGCGCCTCAGCATCGGCACGCAGTTGCGGTACGACACCAACAGGCGTGCCCGGCCCGACCAGACCCGCGTGCAGGCTGCCGGGGGCACATTTGACTTCAGCGGACTGGATGGTGGTGACGCGTCGCTCGGCCTGTCATTCAACGGTGTCGTCGATCACGATCTCGGATATCAGGCCGGCCACGCGCTGTTCGCGCGCGTGCAAGCAACGGCGAGGGCTCAGGATCGGTTGAGCAACCGGGGCTTCGCCTTCGGCCGCATCGAAGCCGGAGGCGTTTACCGGATGACCCGTGGCGATATCCGGCCATTTCTCATTGCCGAAAACACCTGGTTCGGCGGCGAAAATTACGGCACCGGGATTGGTGCTGGGGTCCGCGCGACCGCCGAACTCACGCCTGCCTTGGATGTTACGACCGACCTGCGGGCGCGCCGTGATCTCGCCCGTGATATCAGTTTCGC of Fodinicurvata sp. EGI_FJ10296 contains these proteins:
- a CDS encoding porin family protein is translated as MVETTMPVSRPLHVRAIPLSGSLDAGCEKLRLCAAALILALAFPGGGAVASSQVGVETPSSSSVSSIAEPPITFQDVLNDPDNVDLNLRFARARIAEGNLQSAASTLERLLLRHPQLDRVRLLNAYVLGRLGNAQQARRHLDRVDEEALPGNEQREAEDLRRSLSSELQRTTGRLSIGTQLRYDTNRRARPDQTRVQAAGGTFDFSGLDGGDASLGLSFNGVVDHDLGYQAGHALFARVQATARAQDRLSNRGFAFGRIEAGGVYRMTRGDIRPFLIAENTWFGGENYGTGIGAGVRATAELTPALDVTTDLRARRDLARDISFASNGSERRGYTWQARLGIDYAVAAGTRLRLTTGFDRRDARVEYRSHRTVRAGIDLRHSLGGGQYVSGQASVAGRIYGGNDLDRRTGTPISERTRRDARYRLRATYGLSLDRVFDQPALADLLSGQTVAVSTEYFRQASNIDLYSYDNVSVETRLTRTIRF
- a CDS encoding FecR family protein, whose amino-acid sequence is MTRSSSSPLRFGCSMLPLLVLVGGVALQPAAAIGDTMQAGVSSAVRGSVDLRASQQSDAEPQALETGDPVFILDEIITGADSGMQLLLLDETTFTIGANSTLIVDEFIYDPATSEGEVGASLLGGTVRFVSGQVARNEPDNMEISLPTGTLGIRGTMAVVTADDDTVMVLLDGPGGGDPESGRGIVEVSNAGVTVVLWRSGYATVIVGDQPPSAPFLLDAEARGLIQSALEGGVAPSTEETVGPGGPGAAAESGFLALETIERLLADQGMDDILEQIQAAEPSVDVTRDPIREEEEEEEPSPPTPEEPPEEEPTPEEPPPEEPPEEPPEPVDFWEEDDWDLECGEDVECIDLCLEGEVDCLDPIDIPLPDEPM
- a CDS encoding methyltransferase domain-containing protein codes for the protein MTALQNLNWKMKVRAWWEGYDLSGLQQKQKKPLIQASEQEQDDTGGKISPFWSRERIKVNEAVFGEGHVTPTTPDHIAALIKPMGLDNEKTVLDIGTGLGGVTRYMGREGGAWVEGVEDDPVLAYAGMLRSRKAGIEKKAPISPHEFDTLSPGKKYDAIFSKEVFLQIKNKEDLFAFIRSSLKERGHLCFTDYVFKHSQKPDEKVREWLAEEEPRPHLWSISQYTDMMFGLGFDIRITEDISDKHRSMIMASWAEIPEPLVALGKKNSVVQGMIVEEAERWMRRVAAIDTGDVRVYRFYALGP
- a CDS encoding 5-oxoprolinase subunit PxpA, which encodes MTTIDLNSDLGESFGVYKLGNDEEMLGVVTTANVACGFHAGDPMVMHRTFETAKSNGVAVGAHPSLMDLWGFGRRRIVGEDPRDIEKILVYQIGAALAVGEAVGHRVTHVKTHGVLGTMANEEPELATAIARAIRSVGRDLIYIVMPMGENERAGEKAGLRMAREIYADRTYQDNGNLSSRKDPGSVIHDPEVAADRVVSMVADGAIVSTSGKRMPVSMDTICVHGDTPGAVEAARLIRTRLQAAGIDLRPFREVL
- a CDS encoding TRAP transporter substrate-binding protein, coding for MTTVFKLKNRTAMAAVMAAAAVAAGTGAASAQTTWDMAVVWPEGNFHTQNHNTFAEAVEEATDGEVQIQVHSGGALGLGGPEMLAAVRDRIVPIGDILLNQQVGEEPIFGMESLPYLAPSFDDLAVLQGIARDHYDEVAERNNQKILYMVPWPGQAVYTTEPVETIEDLEGVQIRVVDSMGSRFFEALGASPVQLPWGEVVPGLATGTINGVTTSSSSGVDGNFWEFLDYMNRFNWQGSAIMVNVNLDAWNALSEEHREAIEAIAEDLEPQFWENARAEDEEKIAILEENGIEVTEPTPELRESLLEVSRPMWEEFMEDVPESREIIEAYLEEVGR